The DNA window GTTCATGAGATATGTTAAGAGTCTGCAAACGAGGGAAACAATCTGTAAACTGTCATTGATCTGTTCCACTGTAAGTTGTTGAGTAGACCGACACTATATCGCTCTACATTCTCTGGGGACACGAGAGATTGACCTCCATGCTTGTCATTGTGCGGCTAAAAATGTGAAACGGTCCACCGTCACTGGGGCACTGGCGAGATGGTTCCTTATCCCCTTGTAAAGAGTTCTGGGAAGGGCCTCATCTAGTGTATCTGTGAAGTGGGGAATGCCTGGTTGCCAAGTGGGAAGGTCTATTTAGCTTAAATTAGTTGAGCTTTGAGTCTCAAGTGCTTTCCTTGAGGGATAGAGGAGTTTACAGGAACATTGTCCACGGGGTATTTCTCGTCTAAGGTTGTTGCATACATTGGTTTGCTGATTTCAGTCCAGAGTGGAACAACTTTGGCAAAAAGAAGTGAGCTATATCATATGGTTTTTCGATTAGCGTAGTAAGGAGGGACACTAACTGCTGTAGTCTACGCCATACCGTGCCAAAGCGGAGCTATACATGTTTCATTTCCAGTTGAAATGTATTATGAAGATGTTCTTTGATTTACAAGTATTCATTGGTGTGGAAAGCAAACCTACATTCCTCTCGAATACAGCATCGTAGATAACATATTTTAAGAATAGAGACATCCCAGTAGGGAATAGAGTTTGGAAAGCGATAGAGAATTGGGTGGTAACATTTGAAAGGCTATTTCTATTAGAGGAAGTGTCACAAGTAATACCAGCTGCAAGGATTGGGTGTGTCAACCTTCCTCTGAAACAAACAAACCATTTTTTACTTCCTGTGAAATTCCACCTTCTTCACAATCAGCAACCCTATGGAATACAAAGCCAAGCTACAGCGTAAAGTGTGTTTAGTACGATTTCAAATACTAAATAAGTACTAATACAATTTATACTAATGGCAATTGGTTTCTCCCAAACCATCCTCCTCACGCTTCTCTGTCCTTTTCTGCCATGGAAAAAAGGGTTGTCTCAAAGAATGAGCCAAAGATCCAGATTCTGACTCTGTTTATAGTAAATACAGCATTAAACTGACCCTGTCCAGTTCATAGaggccctctctgtccctcctctttcTGCCTTATGTCAGCAGTTGAAATGGAATGCCAGCATTTTCCCAACTGCTAAAACCCAAGTTGCCACGTTTTCCCATCCACTGCCCTAGACTGAAGACATGGCATTACGTTTTAAAATAATATAATGAAAGATATTCAGTTGAACGTCATTTCTGCTAAAAAAAGAGAATGTCGCCTTTTGCAGAACACCAAAAGATACGTAACGTCGCATGTTATGATTTCTCGCATAAATAACAGCTTGTTCACGTACCTTCTTTACAACATCCATTCGAGTTTAATATGACCACCCTATAATATGTTGACCTTCACTCCTCAAAGTCTGTCTGTTGCCAGACTGAACCctcaaaatgtttttatttggttTGCCACGTGTGTGTCTTTTCATGTCGAATGGATGGTTGAAATAATATTTGTTTATCGTTATTTTTTTTCAGTTCCCCAAGTTTTAAAGACGTGTGCAGAGTTCATTGAGAAACATGGCGTTGTGGATGGGATATACAGACTCTCAGGGGTCACCTCCAATATCCAGCGACTCAGGTAAGTATTTTAACCACATACTGTGCCTCCCAAAATAATTTGGACAGGGAAGTCAACATTTCAGTTTGGGCTCTATACTATGCATGTTTGTGTAGTACGTTTAATCGATTTAGGCCATAATGAACGTACCATGCTGTACAACTTTAGTTTATTCAATATAAACCCTTAGCAGCCTACATTTCAATCTTACAAAACAACCTGCACATACTAGAGGGATTGTGGAAGCATCATTCGTCTCCAGCTGTATCGATACCCATGTGTTTGTGTGCTTACTTACAGACAGGAATTTTGCACTGAGTTGTGCCCTGACCTCACAAAGGACATGTACCTCCAGGATATCCACTGTGTGGGCTCCTTATGCAAGCTGTACTTCAGGGAGCTACCCAATCCTCTACTCACTTATGAGCTTTACAAGAAATTCACTGTGAGTACTGTTCAAAGAGGCAGTGTTTCTAGCCTGGCGGGTGGGAGCgtggggccagtaaccgaaaggttgctggatcgaatccccgagctgacaatgtaaaaatctgtcgttctgccactgagcaagcagttaacccactgttccctgggcgccgatgacgtggatgtcaattaaggcaggccccccccccccaactgaaACGTGCGGAAGACACGTTTCAGTTGAATgaattcagttggacaactgactaggtttccccctttcctttctacatataaaaatctaatcaaaatcaaatcaaatgttattggttgcatgcgccgaatacaacaggtgtagactttacagtgaaatgcttaattaagagcccattcccaacagtgcagagttaaaaagtaagacaaatatttgctaaagaaaatagtaacacaataacaagaaCGAGGCTATCTACAAGGAGTagcagtaccgagtcaatgtgcagtggtacgaggtagttgaggtaatagaGTATGTACATGTGGCTAAGGATAAAAGTggctaggcaatcaggatatacagagctgtgaaaaagtatttgccctgATATCttattttttttgcacatttgtcacacttaaatgtttcagatcatcaaagaaatgtaaatattacacaaagataacccaagtaaacacaaaatgcagttaagtgatgattttatttattaaggGAAAAAAAGCTATCCGAACCGTCATGGCCCTATGTGGAAAAAGTAATTTTCCCCTAAACCGAATAACTGGTTGTAACACCCTCAGCAGCAACAACTGCAATCAAGTGTTTGCGATAACTGGCAATGAGTctttcacatcgctgtggaggaattttggcccactcttctttGCAGAATTGTTTTAATTCAGTCACACTGGAGGGTTTTCGAGCATGAACCGCCTTTTTAAGGTcacgccacagcatctcaatcgaaTTCAAGTCCGGACTTTGACTAGGACACTCCAAAaccttcattaaaaaaaaaaaatacattcagaGGTGGACTTgctggtgtgttttggatcattgtcctgctgcagaACCCAAGTGCGCTTCAGCTTGAGGTCACAAACTGATGGCCAGACATTCTCCTTCAGGATCTTTTTGtagagagcagaattcatggttccatcaatcacagcaagtcgtccaggtcctgaagcagcaaagcagccccagaccatcacactacCGCCACCATATTTGATGTTCTTTTTCTGAAATGCTGTGTTACTTTTACCCCACTTTTACCCCAGATGTAACGTACACCTTCCAAAAAGTTCAACTTTTGTCTCGtcagtccacagaatattttcccAAAAGTCTTGGGGATCATCAAGATGTTTTTTTGCAAAAAGGGAGACGTGCTTTTATGTTATTTTTGGTCAGCAGTGGTATTCGCCTTGGAACTCTGCCATGGATTCCATTTTTGCACAGTCTCTTTCTTATGGTTGAGTTATGAACACTGACCTTAACTGGGGCAAGTGAGGCCTGCAGTTCTTTAGATGTTGTTGTGGGTTCTTTTGTGACCTCTTGGATGAGTCGTCGCTGCGCTCTTGGGGTAATTTTGGTAGGCCGGCCACTCCTGGGAAGGTTCACCACTGTTCCAAATTTTCTCCATTTGTGGATAATGGCTCTCACCGTGGTTCGCTGGAGTCCCAAAGCTTTAGAAATGGCTCTGTAACCCTTTCCAGACTGATAGATGTCAATTACTTTGTTTGTCATCTGTTCCTGAATTTCTTTGGATCGCGGCATGATGTCTTGCTTTTTGAGATCTTTTGGCCTACTTCACTTTGTCAGACAGGTTCAACTTAAGTGATTTCTTGATTCAACAGGTCTGGGTGTGGCTAGTGAAATTGAACTCAGTTTTCAAAAAATGTGATTAACCACAGTAAATTCATGATTTATTAAGGGGTGGGGGGCAATTACTTTGTCACATAGGGCAATGAAGGTTTGGATAGCTTTTTTTCCCCTTAATAAATAAAATTATCCCTTaactgcattttgtgtttactagggttatctttgtgtaatatttacatttgtttgatGATTTGAGTCATTATAAGTGTGACAATgtgcaaaaaaataagaaatgaGGAAGTGGGccaatactttttcacagcattgtataatgaacagagtagcaacagcgtatgtgaacatgtgtctgtgtgagtgtgtgtgtggcgtcagtatgcatgtgtgtgtgttttgtgtgtgagcATATGTAGTGTGCGTATCTgcgtgtgttggagtgtcagtgtagtatgtgtgagtgtgagggtggagtctagtgagtgtgcatagagccagtgcaaggGATTCAGTACAATACATCTGTAATGTGTCCACTTTTGGTCACAAGAATCCCTGTTTGATTTACATGAGAGATTAGTCATTTAATACTGTGGCATAATCAAAGAGAGAATGATGTGCAACACGGATAATACTTGTCTTCGTCTTTTACTGTTTAGGAAGCCGTCTCAGTCCAGGAGGATCATGAACGATTACAGCATATTCAGGATGTCATTAAAGAGCTACCACTCCCCCACTTCAGGTAAAACTCACTTCAGACGTTTGTTTCCCTTGTAAAGGACCTTTCCAACATTTATATGTGGTTTATAAGCTAAAAGAAAGtgtgtcccctctctcttcagGACTCTGGAATATCTTACCAAGCATTTGGCCCACCTGGCCACCTTAAGCCCCCAGACTAACATGCACAGCCGCAACCTGGCCTTGGTGTGGGCTCCAAATCTGTTGCGGTGAGCTCTACACATATTGTACACAAACCAATATCACCTTATCCAAGAACATACTAAAACAGTTCTGCGATAACTACCTTTGGTTTGAGTTATACCCTATCGGATGCATTATTCCATATGGTAACTCTCAATGAGCAACGGTAAAAGAAAAAACTCCTTGGTTGTGAATGAAAGCATTTCTACTTTTCTCTCTTGGCTTTGTGTTTTGTAGCTCTAAAGATATTGAAGTTGCATCCTGCAATGGGGACATGGCTTTCCTGGAGGTGCGGGTACAGCAGTCCGTGGTTGAGTTCATTTTAAATCACACTGAGCAGATCTTCAACCATGCAGCTGCACCAATAAAACCTAAAGGTATGCATGTCACAATGTTTGATCGAGGCCAATGTGTGCATTTAGACATTTCATGAATGTTGCCCTCTTGCTTGtgtcatttacagtgccttgcgaaagtatttggccttttgccacatttcaggcttcaaacataaagatataaaactgtattttttgtgaaaaagagacataccccaagcgacttacagctgtaatcgcagcaaaaggtggcgctacaaagtattaacttaagggggctgaataattttgcacgcccaatttttcagttttttatttgttaaaaaagtttgaaatatccaataaatgtcgttccacttcatgattgtgtcccacttgttgttgattcttcacaaaaaaatacagttttatatctttatgtttgaagcctgaaatgtggcaaaaggtcgcaaagttcaagggggccgaatactttcgcaaggcactgtatatggccaTTGGACAATGGATTGTATTTattgtcatgccaacagtaaaaaAAGCTACACAATGGTGTATTACAGGACCCGGTTTGATGTGTGGGGAGAAGTATGCCACTTTGCCTATCAGTGGCCAGGGTGGTCCAATGAAGCTGATGAGCCTGGAAGAGGCCCAGGCCCGCTCCCTGAGCCCTAACCACCCAGCACGGAAAGAACGACAACGGGAGAACAGTCTACCAGATACCAGCACTGCCACGCTGTACCATACCGTCATAGACATATCGGATTGCAAGTGAGATGGATGAGGATTCAGCCGACTGATTTATTTAGTATACTCAACAAACTTGCTTAATACACAAATCCTCTGGGCAGGCAGGCACCTGGATACATTTGGCAgtgaaaacataaataaataaaaataactcGATCAAACATAATGTAGTATACAATAACTCATACACTGTACCGTGTATGCAGTACAGTGCCTGGCAAATCAGTCTAGGTTGATCGTATGGTTTTAGCTACTGCACCCTTATTGTTACTGCATTGTTTTGCTGTACATACTGCTTTTACTCTTCAATAAACACACTGACTAtcaacaaatacaaaacaaaacagGCCATAATGTTCACAAATGTTTCTCCTTTTCTGTCAGAAGAAAGCTTTCTGGGAAATCCAAAACGTGGAAGTCCATCTTCAACTTGGGCAAGTCTGTGACAGACTCTAAGGGGAAACTGAGCCGGAATGGGAGTGTGTTCTTGAGAGCACAGAACATCACAGGTAAAAGCACtttaacattttactgcagtaggctaaatcagggtcatTCTTGGTGGTCTTGAACAAGTCTACTTGCCTCCTAAAGGCATGGCTGACATCGGGAAAAGAGGGTGTGCTATCTATCAGTTGATCATTGTTGATTGATGTAAATCTGCTTGTTAGCTAGCTCCATATTAAATGGTTTACTGATTTTGATTTAACTTCAATGCTCTTAAATAATAACTTCATAATTTAATATTCAGAATATTTTAACCCATGATATACAGTTCAGGCTGGCTTGTGGCTTGTGTGGATATTTtagtatatggtggttagcaagAGTCCAAActacctgtgttgctgctgcCCTGACACACACGTGTAACTCCCGACTGAGGAAGGGATGGAGTTGGGTCGGAGGGTCGTAGATGCAGCCgctcctctctactgtctctttctGATGCGCATAGGCTATCAGCCAACCAGAACGAATGCTGATGAGGATGTAAATCAAGTGTTACGCTGTGGCAGGACTGttgacggctcataataatggctgtaacgtaacaaaatgtggaaaaggtcaagaggtctgaatactttccgaaggcactgcatcactagatttgatttactacaagattaagggtatactgttcaactttcataaggtctggGTGCCTTATATGGAATACTGGACGACAAAAGGAGTCTATATTGAAAACATGCCCATGTCAGGGGAGATGCCCATTTAGGAAATCCCTAGTTGCTGGGCTGCTCACTCCTGGCCCCGGGGGTCTGCTGTACTGTTGGTCGTCACTGTTGGTTGCCTTGGCCTAACATAcctgaaaccaataatgaatgtttcagtaaggtcctaaagctgagtggggtgtgttgggttgtggCGCTGTAGGGCCGTGGATCCCTAGGTGCAGGACAGGGTGACTCCGTCATATTGTGTGTAAGTAGAAATAGCCTTACATTACTTTTAGGCCTATGATATTAATTTTATGGAGGGTGTACTTTTtctctgtgttaatgtgtgtttTTATTCAACTTTTGTTTTCCCTTGAGACATAAAAAAATGATGGGAAAGAAGCTGTGTTGGGGAGAGAGTTAAGTTATTGACTAGACTTGTGGGGGTTCTGGTGTGCAGGCGGCTTGGGGCAACTGGGCGGTCTGGCTGAAATTTGATAGAGGATGTCTTCATAAAGACAATCAAAGGTATTTGTGCTTTATTTGTAagagttgttcatttgttaggcTGTTGGTTAAAGGAGCAACACAATATTGATTATTGAATTATCATTGATCTAGTTCAGTCTTATCAATCACTTAAACTTATTTAATAAGGATCTTTTACTTAGCTTGATGACTGTGGGCATTTTTGCTTACTTTTTGTTGTTCTAAATAGATGGCTAGAAGGTCCATGGGTCATGTTATATTtagtagaaatgcaggaaatgagCTTCAGATGCCCAAAATAATGGGAGGACCCCCAGATCGCCCATggggtggggtatgcaaaatgggtcaactttgagcacctctatCTCCTAAATgctttggcattcaggtccaaaaagttacTCTCTGACCACTTCCATGGGCAGACATGTATGGAAAGTTTTGTTTCAATCAAAAGGGATGCTatcaaaaatgtattgaattcaaatggatttaccccaTGACTGCATTCTTGATTCACAGAAAAGGCAGCTATCCGACCAGCTAGAAGCATGGACTCTTTGTGCTCTCTGCCAACAGGTGGGGCTGAATGCACTACATTGCATACAAAAGACTTTTGTCATTGTGAAATCTACTCACAGCAGTTCTATCCAATAAACAAATCCTCATTGTAGCATTTGCTTTGTAAATAAGGCTGAGAAGATGTATATCTAACAATTTGTTTCACATTTGATTTCCAACACACAGATGATGACAAGCCAGGAAATTTCAACTCAGCAGGCGAGGCCAACGGTTTCTTTGCACCAGGCATAAAATCCAGAACACTTGGATCTGACTCGCTCTATGACCTCAGTGAACACCAGAGGTGGGAGTTTGAGATTAAGAAATCGAGCGAGGCCACAGGTGGCAGCAGCCCTAACATGAAGAGAAGGGGCTCTCCAAGTGTCTCACCACCCCAAAAGAAGTCTCTACCTGAACAACTGAAGGTTTTCAAAGGCGATGACCTCAGCAGCTGCCAGCCCACCTCTCCTAAAAACAGGAGGATGCTGTATTCTGGCTCCACCCACAGCAGCACATCCAGGCCCTCGTTCCCAGGAAGCCTCTTCCCTGAGTCCTCCCCTAGGCATCAGCGCAAGGCTCTCAACATATCAGAGCCCTTTGCTGTGTCCGTGCCCCTGAGGGTGTCTGCAGTCATCAGCTCCAACAGCACCCCCTGCAGGGCAACAGGGAAAGAGAGGCCTGCTGCAGCTGCCCTGAAACCCAGCAGAGAGACCTCCCAGTCAGAGCAGAGTGATAGCAGCGGCAGCTCAAGTTTCAGAGAGCACCACCTTGTAGAGAGCAGTGTGGGGAGTGAGAGCAGTATTTACAGTAACAGCAGCTCAACCCCTCTGGAAAAGGAGGCGAGaccagcagaggagaggagcagagaggaggcagCTTCCAAAAGTGTGCCAGAGGGTAGGACATTTTCACCTGGTAACATAGaaaaaagcctgtgtgtgtgtgcatgcactcaGATTGAAAACCTTCCTCATTATCCATGGTAACCGCGTCtattaataaaataatgacacATCTATTTATGTTATTAGTTTCAGGAAGTGAAGGAGAGGTGAAAGAGGTTCAAGGGAAGGTGGAAGTATCTGACCTGAGACAGTCTTCCACTCCCAACACAAGAGAGGAAGATAAAGAGAAACAGCAATCTCCTGGGAATCAACTGGACAGCCCGCCAGCACCGCAGCTTGAGACAAAAGAACTGACACAACTGGTATGTTTAATCTCCAGTTTAGCTCTGTGCTTCATCACATACAACATACAAAGGATTTTACAATGACAATGGCTGTCGCTTTATTAGGGCGTTTGTGATTTATGTCTTGCAGGATATGGGATCTCTACCTATCAAGGAAGAACTGTGGTGTGAGCTCCATCTTGAGCTGAAAATCACTGAGCCTGAGCTTGACATTATGGAAGAGGAGTTTATGCCTGTCGTTTGTTCCACCAAGAACACTCGCGAGGATGTTAAGGCAAAAAGAAGAACCAGTCTTCCAACTCACTCGTCATTATACAAGGGACAGCCTTTGATGCCCACCAGGCCTGCATTGACTGATCAAAGTGCTTCTACAGTAGCACATTCAGCAAGAAAGAACTCCCTAGACACACTATTTCCGTTTGACAAAACATTACATTTCATGGTTGGCACAGATATGAAAAATACACCTCTACATGCTGCTGATTCAACagataaaacaaaaaacaaacccCACATTTCCCCAAAATCTAAGCACACAGAAACAGATAAACCCATCAGCATCAAGCCACGACTTGTGGTTCATCCCCTCGCAGAGCCAAGTTTACATTCTACTCAACAAAGCCAGGTCATAAACCATTTGCAGCCAGGGGATGacataacatacataggcatGTCTGTAGTAGAGAAAGGAAAAGAGCCATCATGGAAAAGTAAAAACCAAGATTGGGTCAAAGGGCTTTTCCATGATGATGGAAAGAATGCTTTGTCAGTTGTCATGGGAGGCATTGAGAGGCTTtcaatatgtttggaggaaagacCCCACACCATGGGGCTAGCACACCAAAATGATGAGGATGGATGTGGAGGACACT is part of the Oncorhynchus clarkii lewisi isolate Uvic-CL-2024 chromosome 10, UVic_Ocla_1.0, whole genome shotgun sequence genome and encodes:
- the LOC139418626 gene encoding rho GTPase-activating protein 31 isoform X2 — its product is MKNKGTKQRSKKKGCENAFGCDLTEHLHNSGQDVPQVLKTCAEFIEKHGVVDGIYRLSGVTSNIQRLRQEFCTELCPDLTKDMYLQDIHCVGSLCKLYFRELPNPLLTYELYKKFTEAVSVQEDHERLQHIQDVIKELPLPHFRTLEYLTKHLAHLATLSPQTNMHSRNLALVWAPNLLRSKDIEVASCNGDMAFLEVRVQQSVVEFILNHTEQIFNHAAAPIKPKGPGLMCGEKYATLPISGQGGPMKLMSLEEAQARSLSPNHPARKERQRENSLPDTSTATLYHTVIDISDCKKLSGKSKTWKSIFNLGKSVTDSKGKLSRNGSVFLRAQNITEKAAIRPARSMDSLCSLPTDDDKPGNFNSAGEANGFFAPGIKSRTLGSDSLYDLSEHQRWEFEIKKSSEATGGSSPNMKRRGSPSVSPPQKKSLPEQLKVFKGDDLSSCQPTSPKNRRMLYSGSTHSSTSRPSFPGSLFPESSPRHQRKALNISEPFAVSVPLRVSAVISSNSTPCRATGKERPAAAALKPSRETSQSEQSDSSGSSSFREHHLVESSVGSESSIYSNSSSTPLEKEARPAEERSREEAASKSVPEVSGSEGEVKEVQGKVEVSDLRQSSTPNTREEDKEKQQSPGNQLDSPPAPQLETKELTQLDMGSLPIKEELWCELHLELKITEPELDIMEEEFMPVVCSTKNTREDVKAKRRTSLPTHSSLYKGQPLMPTRPALTDQSASTVAHSARKNSLDTLFPFDKTLHFMVGTDMKNTPLHAADSTDKTKNKPHISPKSKHTETDKPISIKPRLVVHPLAEPSLHSTQQSQVINHLQPGDDITYIGMSVVEKGKEPSWKSKNQDWVKGLFHDDGKNALSVVMGGIERLSICLEERPHTMGLAHQNDEDGCGGHSELEDLEEEPWEEVFSSTKQWVTSPLHSPTFKDLFGKLDVSSSCSAEEGLSSKDLNVPPQSREDKPTNGSCPVRSIEVFPGNSSLACSGKTETKITHPLPLPAKTPMVGDDAMRPHRENSCIAKQKNTTSSQRFHRQTSYEACYSEKTVQDSFSKHRPYSLNLDLGLRCIRDISNQQNMESAELSSIQRGAVTPSGTKSNGLSQELELFLSDRQAPVRRNSAPVSVSSVRTAFMIKTCQAKAVPVIPPKVQYSHIPHPTNNDAGNEAEKELTKTRGEKLDTVPLLPSIRDLKEELENKEPAPKSQIRQSIAEKSTETNKTTPVSDPPVLRRKRSSNAEAFADGPRPERSTVLQRSSFRNRQRPQSLILFSPPFPIMDYPPLGDDGKLLLSAIRSPTETSALDIFSKEMDENLRTPEGATLRNKMTIPKSGQRLETSTSCFYQPQRRSMIFDNRSHRQIE
- the LOC139418626 gene encoding rho GTPase-activating protein 31 isoform X1, which produces MKNKGTKQRSKKKGCENAFGCDLTEHLHNSGQDVPQVLKTCAEFIEKHGVVDGIYRLSGVTSNIQRLRQEFCTELCPDLTKDMYLQDIHCVGSLCKLYFRELPNPLLTYELYKKFTEAVSVQEDHERLQHIQDVIKELPLPHFRTLEYLTKHLAHLATLSPQTNMHSRNLALVWAPNLLRSKDIEVASCNGDMAFLEVRVQQSVVEFILNHTEQIFNHAAAPIKPKGPGLMCGEKYATLPISGQGGPMKLMSLEEAQARSLSPNHPARKERQRENSLPDTSTATLYHTVIDISDCKRKLSGKSKTWKSIFNLGKSVTDSKGKLSRNGSVFLRAQNITEKAAIRPARSMDSLCSLPTDDDKPGNFNSAGEANGFFAPGIKSRTLGSDSLYDLSEHQRWEFEIKKSSEATGGSSPNMKRRGSPSVSPPQKKSLPEQLKVFKGDDLSSCQPTSPKNRRMLYSGSTHSSTSRPSFPGSLFPESSPRHQRKALNISEPFAVSVPLRVSAVISSNSTPCRATGKERPAAAALKPSRETSQSEQSDSSGSSSFREHHLVESSVGSESSIYSNSSSTPLEKEARPAEERSREEAASKSVPEVSGSEGEVKEVQGKVEVSDLRQSSTPNTREEDKEKQQSPGNQLDSPPAPQLETKELTQLDMGSLPIKEELWCELHLELKITEPELDIMEEEFMPVVCSTKNTREDVKAKRRTSLPTHSSLYKGQPLMPTRPALTDQSASTVAHSARKNSLDTLFPFDKTLHFMVGTDMKNTPLHAADSTDKTKNKPHISPKSKHTETDKPISIKPRLVVHPLAEPSLHSTQQSQVINHLQPGDDITYIGMSVVEKGKEPSWKSKNQDWVKGLFHDDGKNALSVVMGGIERLSICLEERPHTMGLAHQNDEDGCGGHSELEDLEEEPWEEVFSSTKQWVTSPLHSPTFKDLFGKLDVSSSCSAEEGLSSKDLNVPPQSREDKPTNGSCPVRSIEVFPGNSSLACSGKTETKITHPLPLPAKTPMVGDDAMRPHRENSCIAKQKNTTSSQRFHRQTSYEACYSEKTVQDSFSKHRPYSLNLDLGLRCIRDISNQQNMESAELSSIQRGAVTPSGTKSNGLSQELELFLSDRQAPVRRNSAPVSVSSVRTAFMIKTCQAKAVPVIPPKVQYSHIPHPTNNDAGNEAEKELTKTRGEKLDTVPLLPSIRDLKEELENKEPAPKSQIRQSIAEKSTETNKTTPVSDPPVLRRKRSSNAEAFADGPRPERSTVLQRSSFRNRQRPQSLILFSPPFPIMDYPPLGDDGKLLLSAIRSPTETSALDIFSKEMDENLRTPEGATLRNKMTIPKSGQRLETSTSCFYQPQRRSMIFDNRSHRQIE